The Theobroma cacao cultivar B97-61/B2 chromosome 2, Criollo_cocoa_genome_V2, whole genome shotgun sequence genome includes the window TGCCTGTTCCCAATAGACACTGTTTGTGTTTATTTCAAAGAGTTGCTCCTGTTGGTCTTTTCCAACAAACGtgactctttttttattttttattttatgttattttatttatttatatttctaaTAGACATAacctttcttttcattttaatttccaGCAGTCACAATTTTCCTCTTATTTTGATATGAaattatatcttttatttgaaaatgtcCAACAATCccccaccattttcaaattaatccaaattttcgataatcttaaaaatcaattgcatAAATGAATGTGTCTTCCGATTGAACCTTCACTTAGTGAAAACATATTAAAGTTAACCGAAATTACATGGTAGAATATGCCTTGAACCAACTATTCTATTTGGTTAACTGAACATATCTCACACCACGATTTCAACGCTAATGAATGCATAGTATCCGATGATGCTTTTATGGTCATGCGTCTGTATCCTCTTTTCATGAGTGCTGTTAGAACTAAGCTCTTGAACTCCTAGAAGTGGCCACACCTCACACTCACATAGGTAGATCCCATGAATGTCCCCGTAACTAAAGCATTCTAACAAATTATGTTATGGGTCTATTAAGATATATAACTCATTCTTTCCTTACCATTACAAGTACCTAGCACTTCACTTAGGATggaatataatatattatagtATAGTGCTAGCAGCCACATACAAATGATGTACTTTGTCTCATTGAACTTAAGACTTGACATTATACCAAGCGTTGAGTCAAGTTTCCACCATGGGTGACTTTCACTTTATGAGCTTGAGCCTCATCCCTTTTGAAGTCTTATTTACAAGATCTTTAGCaagattttttgttaaaagatCCGCCAAGTTTTCACTAGACCTCACAAAAGTTATAGTGATCACTCCATCATAAATTAATTGTCGAACATAGTTATGTCTTAATCCAATATGTCTAGACTTTCCATTGTACACTTAGCTATATGCTTTTGCTAGAGTTGCTTCACTATCACAACGGATAGAAATTGGAGAAATTGGTTTAGGCCGTAAAGACACACCATAGAGTAAATTTCTTAGCCATTCAGCTTCCTCGGTGGCAGCAGCCAATGCAATAAATTCGGCTGCCATGGTAAAATCAGTTATACATGTTTGTTTCTTGGACCCCCAAGAAATGGCACCCCCACCAAGCATGAAGATCCATCCGCTTGTGGAAGAATAATCTTCTAAACTTGTAATCCAACTAGTATCCAAATATCTTTCTAGTACTGATGGATATCCATTTTAGCAAAGtccataattaattattttctttaaatatctTAATACTCGATTTATGGCTTGCCAATGCAAAGTACCTGGATTACTTGTACATCTACTTAACTTTTCAATAACAAATGCTACATCTGGTCTTGTACATGTCATTGCATACACCAAGCAACCAATTACTCTTGCATATAGTAATTGATCAACAGCCCTGCCAGCATTAGgtactaatttaatttaaggaTCCATGGGTGTAGATGCTGGCATACAATTAGTAAGATTAAACTTTTCAAGCACTTTTTTAATGTAGTGCGATTGAGATAAAGTTATGTTATTTTCatcttgaaatattttaattcttaaaatGACATTTGCTACACCCATATCTTTCATTGTAAAGTTATTTGACAAAAACTTCTCTGTCTCCTCGACTTGTTCCAAATCTGTACTAAAAATTAgtatatcatccacatataaacaaattataaCACCTTTACCATTTGGAATTTGTTATATATGCACTTGTCAGGTTCATTTATGTTGTAGTCATTAGCTAAacaatttcatcaaattttttatgccATTGTTTTGGTGCTTGTTTAAGCCCATACAATGATTTGACAAGTTTACAAACTTTATGCTCTTGTCCTGAAACAACAAACCCTTTTGGTTGTTTCATGTAGACGTCCTCTTCTAAttcaccatttaaaaatgctgttttgacatccatttggtgaattaccaatttataaattgatgCAAGGGAAATTAGAAGTCTAATTGTAGCAATTCTTGCTACTGGAGCATAAGTATCAAAGTAGTCAATCCTTTGCTTTTATGTAAAGCCTTTGGCTACTAATCTTGCTTTGAACTTGTCTATGGTTTCATctactttcattttctttttgaaaatccattttCAACCTATTGGTTTGGAACCTAGTGgaagatcaaccaaaatccAAGTGTTATTTCCCGTTATTGAGTccatctcataattgattgcTTCATTTCAAAATGTAGAATCTTGAGACTTCATTGCCTCATCATATGTAACAGCGTCCGattctaaattaaaacaataaaaaatcttattgTCAATATTTTCTCTTGTTCCTTCTATAAAGAACATATAAAACTCTGGACCAaaatcttttacttttctAGCCTTTTTGCTTTTCCTTATTTCTGGTCTagattcatcattatttccattttgttcCAATGGAATGACATTTGATTGAATTGATTGTAGTGGCTGTAGTTGTCTTAAAATAGATTTGAAtctattttcatcaaatattgcATCTCTTGATTCAATAACAGTATTGACTGGAATTGAATCATTTGGTTCAATTACCGTGAATGTATATGCTTTATTATGTTGTGCATATCTTATGAATATGCATTATATTCCTCTTTCCcccaatttctttcttttgggttTTGGAACTTTAACTATAGCTCTACATCCCCAAACCTTCATATAACTAAGGtcttgtttccttttcttccacTACTCATATGGGGtcattttagtttcttttatAAGAACTCTATTTAATATGTGACAAGCTGTTAACAAGGCTTATCTCCAAAAACCTTTTCCAAGACCTGAATATAATAACATAGCATTTACCATTTCGGTCAAGACCCTATTCTTCCTTTCTACTACACCATTATGTTGTGGTGTATAAGGTGCTGAAATATGATGGATTATTCCAGTGGAGGCAAAATAACTTGGACTATAATATTCTCCACCTCTATTTGATCTTAAACACTTGATAAAAGATTCACATTGTAATTCAACTTCTGATTTATAAACCTTAAATTTATCAACCATTTCATCTTTAAAATTGCAACAAATATGCATAGCAATATCTAGAGAAATCATCAATGAAtgtaacaaaatatttcttttcagCTAATGTAGGTGTACTATGCATATCACACACATCACTATGTATTAATTCAAGTAATTTGGtatttcttttaactttaGGAAAAGAATTTCTAGTTATTGTTGTTAGCATGCATGTATTGCATTTATCAatatttggattaaattttgGAATTAAGTCCATTTTATACATGTCATCCAATCTACTATAATTTAAATGTCCTAATCTATAATGCCATAAATAAGAAGATTCAATCATATAAGCAGAGACCAttgttttattcttattattgttaacaatatttaatttgaacaTTCCATCACACATGTAACCTTTCCCAACAAAAATTCCCCCTTTGgacaaaatgaatttatttgccTCAAATATAAGCTTGAAACCAAACTTATTTAATAGACTTCCAAACACTAAATTTTTCCTAACTTCTGGAACATAGTATACATCTTTCAAAGTTAAAGTTTTTCCAAAAGTGAATTCAAGTTTAACAGTCCATTTGCCTATAATCATTGCTGTAGAAGAATTTTCCATGTATAGGAAATTTCCACACTTACTTGGTGCGAAATTCTTGAAAAGACTCTTGTCATTGTACACATGTTTTGTTGCTTCTGAATCAACCCATCAGGCATCATTTTCTTCAAGCACATTGATTTCAGAAATCATGGctataaaattttcagaagcttttctttttgaagaattatttttcttcttcaataaTCGACATTCATTCTTGAAATGTGCTGGTTTTTCACAATAGAAATgtgtgtttttgttttgtcttttgaATTTCGGACCATTAGCAATCTGCTTGAACTTCTTTTTGGCAGGTTTAGTGGTTTGTCCTTCCTCCACAACATGTACTTTGGCTTCATCAGAAACAACAACTTGTTCTTGTTTCCTATATTCCTCTTCAATTAGAAGATGATTTGCCAAAGCCTCAAGagttatttcttcttttttgtgttTCAGACTTCTTTTAAAGTCTTTCCATGATGGAGGAAGTTTATCTAAAATGGAGGATACAACTATAGTTTcatccattttcattttatattgtttaaacTGATTAGgcattctttcaatttctcgTAGTTGTTTTATAACAGAACGTTCATCAAccatttgataattaataaagcGACTAACTAGAAATTTCTTACTTGTTGCATCTTTTGTCATGTACCTAACTTCCAGTTTGTCCCATAATTCTTTTGCAGTAGCCTTGTTCTAGTACGTGTTAAATAAGCCATCAGCCAAACCATTCAAGATGTGACCTTTGCACGTATAATCGACATTGTCCCATTTTTGCCTTTCTCTTGTTGCAGCAACAGACtcattttctccttcttctagTCTAGGTGTAGTCAAAACATAGACAACTTTCAAGGTTGATAGTAGGAAATGCATCTTCTTTTGCCATCTTAGGCAGTTGCCACCATCAAATCGGTCCAAATTTACAAAGTCAAAAGCCAATTCTCTTAGTGTTCCACTTGCAGCAGCCATTGTTGGAATTGAGATAAAACCTTAAGATTGTTAGAACACCGAATTAGAAAATACCGGAATGGCTTCAAGGCATATATCAATGTCATTGTCCTTAAGGTTTTATTCGCCCCCACTTGTAGTGTGCAAAAGAGTTACTAGCGTATACACCTCAAAGATACAATGAAGCCCAGTGACTGACGGTGTTTTGCACTGACGAAATCAATTCACTGAGCACTCATCGAAATATAACAAGATTATCAAATTTCTATAGTATTTTTCTGCAAGAAAATAGTATAGAAGAAAACTtgagaaaggaaggaaagtttttgttttctgatGTACGTTTTGTTGGATAAAGAGGATCCTCTTTTATAGGCATAGATGCATGTTCCCAATAGACACTGTTTGTGTCTGTTTCAAAGAGTTGCTCCTGTTGATCTTTTCCAACATACGTgactctttttcttatttttattttattttattttatttatttttatttctaacaacttttctttcattttaattttcaacagTCACAAGTTTTCCTCTTATTTTGATATGAAATcatatcttttatttaaatatatccTACAAATTCAGGAGGAGACAGATAGTAGTACTAGATTGGAAAATAAAGTTGGAGAGGCAGAGAGGTATCCGTGATTTTTTTTGGCTAGCAATGCTCTTTGACAGCTCAAAAggattttcattgaaaatttggaGCTAGGAAGCTAAAATATCACAAATAGTCCTTGCAGCCCTAATGCGAGAGGGGAAAGAACATGAAAGGTGATTGAAAATGGAAGGACATTATTGAGGAAAACtatgatgaagatgatgaatACAAATGATGGCTCGATCAACTACAACCAACGTGACTATGATGTCGTAATGCTCTATAATTGACctaagttgaaaataattagCCTATTCTATGGCCAGAGAGGGACATCTGAATCAGCATGCAACTCATCTCAATAATTCAGGCAAGCGAATCATGTTTCAGAGATTTgctgtttctttcttcattcCTTACAGAACAAAGAGTAgaaacattttccttttccttttaagAAAAGCATAATCAAATCCTTTACTAATAATCATCAAGTCAGTTTATTAACAAAATGAGCTACAGAGTAAATTCTTTCCTGGACGTTAACTCAAAAAGGTCCAACCTCAGTGATGCTATTAGGTTGTATTTCATTTGTTACTCATTTTGGTCAAGGATATGTTCGTTTTGACCTAAaacattttttgaaaaatggtttcaaaatttatgtttatttgaaagatgaaaaatttatatcaaatgtaaaacattttacaGGTCAACAGTAAAAACACCGATCGAtcattttaaatgttttacaTTCTTGAGAGaggtaaaatattttctaaaaaacaaaaaaaattctcttataTTAATCTTAAcgatataattttttatttttaaatattttctcatttaaaaaaaaaaaaattaaatattaactttaaaaaatttctaacttaaaatattaatatttattataaatattttaaaattaaaataattttaatattaatNTCATTcaatacaattaattttttatttataaattgaataaatcttactaataattgtaacaaaaaaattttgatgatcgTCATTAATGAATacacatttataaatataggttttgaatattttatacgattgataaatatttatatttttatagtgttatggtaaaaaaaatgatgagaaggaaattttttagaaaattaaagctTACTTTCATTACAATATGTAGTTAAAAACTTTGAAACATATcgttattgattttttttcatttttatttttaattttaatgtgaaaacCAAATACTATCATTGTTTTGTAATCAACCCGATTTATCATTTTAAGACCCAAACAACTCTATCAATGAtgggaaaaatattttttactagatgatccaaaaataaaaaatattaaaaatttttacaaaatattttacccaaaaaattTTTCCCATCCAAATTATTTTCCGATTACTAGGCATACcctaaatttataatttcaaatatattttagtgGATATTGTTGCATCATTGCTTGTATCTTTGTCTGGTTGGGAAAGCTTAAGCGGGTACTGCTGGTCAAGTTTTCTAGGTTTTCAATCAAGATTTTAACAAACCAAAACTATTTAACTGAAAGCATGGTAATGTGAAAAGCAAAGCATCTCATCCATGTGAAGGCTGCCAAGCCTtgcatattttgttttgtttcttataATTTGTCTTCCTGTTTCTCTTTTAGGAAAATTTgcattatttcattaattctATTATTTAATCATCTTTAGCGGGTGGTTCGTTGATCGTGCACAAAGCATAAAATCTGAATCTTTTTGTGATGGCAACACACATTCCTGTATAATTCTGGAATAAAGATATGCCCATTTTAGCTGAAAACAAAGCAGTAAGACAAAAGAAATTCCAATAAAACAGCAATTGCACCCTGTCAGATAGAAGAGGTACCAATACTTAATCCTCATTAACAGGTGAGAGGATTCAGGGAGTTGCAACTAAGTGACAAAGACAGGTGTTGCAGAATCATGGACAAACACAGCCACATTGGCCCCACGATTAGTAATTTACAAATAGGAGTCAAAGTCCAGTTTCAAAAATGAGATTCACAAAAGAGAATTTCCTCTGTCTGCTGAAACTCTTGATTCTTATTATATTAGGTTACATCAACAATGCACATTGAGATTCTTTGATTCTCAGCTAAAATTACAAGGCGTTTGCTCAAGgacaaaaagggaaaaagaacaGAGTATACGTTACCCTTAAAATTACCATCCCCAACCTGGAAATAAACAAAATTCACTCAATTCTTTTCACTGCCACTTCTGTTGATGGACAACAGCTTACTAAACATTTTTTTGGGTCTCGCAGGAAGAGCACAGAAAGCCTTGAACTTGGAAGGCCTTCCCATTCCATCAGTGTGCGTATCTTTTTCGTCCAAATCATCATCTTCAGCAAGCTTCATCCTTAATGTTGAAATTCTGGACTTCGGAGATTTAAGGCCTGAGACGCTCCATTGGTCATCTGCTTGAATGCTAGTAGTAGTGCTTAAAGGCCCCGGAGGCCTTGATGGATCAATGTTATGAGAGGCTAGAAGTGCCTTAATGTTGCTAGGCAGTTCAGTCACTTTGCCCCCTGCAGTGGCAGCTCGAGCTTGCTCAAAGAAGAGAACTTGTACCACTACTCTAAGAGGAAGTTTTTCATTTTGCGCAGCGTGCATGCAGGCCTCAACAGAGAGTTTTTTGCAGTCTAGAACGCGGCACAACTTTTTTCTTTCGCTCTTGTTTAGGTCTGGATGTGCCTGGATATTCAAAAATAACAACTAGAGTAATCTGCACCTTCATATTAGCACTGATAACCGTGTAATTTTTATGCCACTATTTTTCTGCATGTTGGGGTATAGACAGAATTGCTAATTATTTATGAGATGGATGCAATTATACACCATGGATTTCCCTCCATCttgaaaatcaaggaaaaggCTATTCATGACTTGACCTAAGACAACTATGTAAATGTCAACAAAGTGAACATTTGAATTACAGCCCGCATGAACACTTTAGTCAGCAGAATGTAAAATCATTTCTGCTAAATTTGTTAGGTCAGCCTAATCCTCCCAACTGccaataaatcaataacatgAAAAGACTCTTAAGTCAAGAGAGTCGGTTATCTACTGCAAATAGTGACCCTACATCCTAAAATGTAATGCTGAAATATTGCAAAAAGCTCAACAGAAGTGTGAAATATGGTAAACTAATAGGGCCAGGAAACCAGTTTTTATTTACCTTAAGATAAATGTCAATTGCTCGGTAGAGATCATCATGGTCATGCCGTGAGAAATCTGGAATTGTCTCAGCTATTGCAATGAATTTTGACAGAGGTAATTTTTTGTCTCTGGCGATCTCTTGAAGATATCCATCTACAATTTTGGCTACTTTTAGTTTGGAGCTATGTGATGCTGAAGATGACCTCCTACTTTCGTGAAACTCAAAATCAATATTCTCGGCCGAACGGGACCTTCTTCTCCTTTCAAACCCCAGCTTGGATCTTTGAGGGCTAGTTGGAGGACTCTGCCCTTGTAACATGAATTGCTCCAAAATTATCATGACTATGTCTACGTCTACATCATAGAGAGTATCACTTGAGTGTGACAGAGAGGGTATTAACAGATCACTGACTCTTGCCTCCTCTAACTGTAGTGCTACTCTTCTAGCCAATTCCATctttgaagaagatgaagcaTTAAGAATGTTGGCTGCTTTTAAGAGTTTAAGTAGAAAACTGCAAGAAACAGCGCCCTTTT containing:
- the LOC18609571 gene encoding BTB/POZ domain-containing protein At1g67900 is translated as MKFMKLGSRPDTFYTAEAVRSVSSEVSSDLIIQVKGSRYLLHKFPLLSKCLRLQRLCSESPETSQHQIIQLPDFPGGIEAFELCAKFCYGITITLSAYNIVSARCAAEYLQMTEDVEKGNLVYKLEVFFNSCILHGWKDSIVTLQSTKAFPLWSEDLGITSRCIEAIASKVLTHPSKVSLSHSHSRRVRDDISCNGAESQRHKPTTKGWWAEDMAELGIDLYWRTMIAIKSGGKIPSNLIGEALQIYASRSLPNISRQIKANKEAASDSDSDSAGEVTSKHRLLLESIVSLLPSEKGAVSCSFLLKLLKAANILNASSSSKMELARRVALQLEEARVSDLLIPSLSHSSDTLYDVDVDIVMIILEQFMLQGQSPPTSPQRSKLGFERRRRSRSAENIDFEFHESRRSSSASHSSKLKVAKIVDGYLQEIARDKKLPLSKFIAIAETIPDFSRHDHDDLYRAIDIYLKAHPDLNKSERKKLCRVLDCKKLSVEACMHAAQNEKLPLRVVVQVLFFEQARAATAGGKVTELPSNIKALLASHNIDPSRPPGPLSTTTSIQADDQWSVSGLKSPKSRISTLRMKLAEDDDLDEKDTHTDGMGRPSKFKAFCALPARPKKMFSKLLSINRSGSEKN